A window of Candidatus Hydrogenedentota bacterium genomic DNA:
GCGCGGCGCGGAAAAGACCATGGCACCGGCGTCGGTGCGCGCGCATTGTTCCACTAAAGGCGTCTTGATGGCATCTGGGCAGACGACGGTCACGTCGACACCGAGTGGTTTGAGTTCGTTGGCGATAGCGAGAGAGAAGCCGCGGACGCCATACTTCGACGCGACGTAAACGGCGATGCCCGGGATGGGCGCCACGCCCGCGAGCGACGCGATGTTGACGATGTGGCCGGACTTGTTGGAGACCATGTGCTTGGAAGCGACCTGGGTGCCCCAGATGAGGCCCTTGAGGTTGATATCGATTTGCATGTCGATTTCTTTGGCGGGCTGTTCGTGGATCCAGCCGCCGAGCATGACGCCGGCGATATTCATGCAGACGTCAATTTTACCGAACGTCTCCACGGCGCGCTCGAAGACTTCTTCCCAATCCTCCAGCTTGCGCACGTCGAGCGTATCTAGCTTGACGCGGCTTTCGGGCCATCCCTTCTCATTGGCATGGCGCGCGAGCGCGTCGTAGTTGACGTCGGTGGCGTAGACCTTGTCGCCGCGGGCAATTAACCGATCGGCGACATGCTGCGCGATGCCGCTTGCGCATCCGGTCATGAAGTAGGTTGAAGGTGTGCCCGTAGTCATGTTCTCGCCCCCTCCGGTGATCCGAACTGCACAGGCCCGAATGCGAAAGTCGGCACAATGCCGGGGAACATCCAGTAGGCCGTGAGTTCAGAGGAATTGACAACATTATGAAAATCCGGGTTCCGTGGCGACGGCCCCGCGATTTCGCGTTCCTGAATCATCGAAATGTACTGGTCAAGTCCACGCTCCAGCGTGTTGCTATTGAGTATAACGTCGATGCCCGTAGTCTGCGCATATTTTCGCAAGCCGGGAATCCGGGAGTTCAGCGGCGCGTAGGAATCGCCACCGACGCCGTTCTCGCTGGTGACGAAGAGGCCCTCGGGCACATGTACCACGATCGAATGGTTGCCTTCGGTGTGGCCGGGGGTATGCACCAGCGCGACACCGCTGCCCAGGATGACGTCACCGTCGAGCAGCACGATCTTCCCGGCGGGAACGCCTTCGATACCTTCCGGGCAGTACCATTGCTTCTGCGGCGGCAACAGTGCTTTCGTCGACTCCCATTCCTGGCGCATGACCAGCAGTTTTGCATTGGGAAAGTAGGCGGGGATTTCGGGCGTTCCGAGCCAGCGGCGAATGTCCTGTGTGTGAAGGTGATCGTAGGTGATGTAGTCGATTTGTTCGGGCCGAATTCCCACCTGGGCCAGCCAGGTCTCGACGGTGCCAAGTTCGGGCGCCATGAGGGGCTCGAGTTGGGTTCGGAACGCGCCGAAACTTTCGGTGAGGTGCTTGAAAAACGGCGTCTCCGCGTTGCGCCGATAGTCCGACGGCGAGACAAGCATGGTTTTGAGGCCGGTCTGACTGCGGAACTGTACCACGAACATCCGGTTCAGGATGTGGACAAACGGGATGGGGATCGTGCAGGCGTCCTTGAGGGCGTAGCGCCGGGGATAGGGGGCGCGGATAAGGTCGAACGACTGGTAGTACGGGACCGGATCTCCGGACATCAGTTCATCGCGGAAGGGCTTGCAGGCTTCCACGATAGCTTTCAGGCGGTCCTGCGGGGCGGTGTGGTCGCGCGCCCCGCAAAAGTGGGGACATGGTTGGATAACCGGATCACTGTAGCCCGCAGTCACCGTTGCCATCAGGGGATCTCCTGAGAGGTTAATTATACCCATCGTGCAGGTTTTCGCAAATTGTAATTGCGACCTTGTTTTAGGACAGGCCGTGACAGATTACAGATTCGATGTTACTATACCTGTGCAAGGCAAACTGGATCGATTCCGTTCGGAGGAGATCCCTAACCATTTGAGGAGATACAAGGGATGTCTGGAAAGATGCGTATTGTGGCTCTCGGTGTGTTGGTCGCGATTGCAGTATTGGGATCGTCGGGATGTCCGCGGAAGGTGCCGATTCACCTGAGTGGCGAAGCGACGCAGTCATTGGCGCGCTAACGGCACGCCGGTATCTGACACGTTTGCGAATATCAACCGGGTATTTTGGGAGAACTGAAATGAAACGCATTATCGCGTTAGCAGTGCTGTTTCTCGTGATAACGTTGGTTTCGACAGGATGTCCGCGGCGGGCGGTGGTGTTGGGCGCCACGGACGCTCCGGTTCACGCGTCGCGTTAGGCGGCTGGTTGGAAACCTCGAACAAGGGAGAAATGTAGCGATGAAGAAGGTGGCGATTTTCGCGGTCTTGATCGCGATAACGATGGTCGTGTCGTCGGGCTGTCCGCGTACGATGGTACGCACGTTCGCACAGTCCACGACTTCGTCAACGACGAAATAAGCGAAGCGATCGCACGGTTTGAGAGCGTCGGCCCCATGGGTCCGGCGCCCTTTTTATTTTAGATGCCGAACTGTTGGAAGTGATGTTCGAAATGCCGGGCGTGCATGAAGGTCCAGTAGTTGAGCGTCAATGGACCAAAGAGGGAATGGCGCGTGACGCGTTTGGGCGTGGTGGCGGCAGCGTCGGCGAAGCGATCGAAGGCGGCGAACAGTTTTGCGCGTTCATCGTCGAATGAGGCGGTCGATTCCGGAGTGAACTCTGCGGGGGCTTTCACCGTGCCCTTGGGCCAGGTGCGCAAGACATGGAATGCGACAAAACGCATGATGTTCCGAGAGTAGAAGGTGCTGTAGTCCTTGTAGGTACCTTCTTCGAGCGACATTTCGATGAGCGTGCGCAGGTGCACGAGCATTCCCGTGGCGGTCATCGTTCCCCAGTTCGGGCGTTTGTCGGCCCGTAATGTGTTGATGCGGTCGCGGAAGCGCGGCAGGTTTTCCTGCGTGAGTTTGGCAAGGGACATAGTCACATCTCCATGAGTACAGAGGGAAAGTCAGCGGAACAGCGAGTTGAAGTGTAGCGGATCGAAGGGACTCCGTAAAAACACGAAGCACCCCCAACGGGCGTTGGGGGTGCCACCAGGAAACGCGCTTGCACCGCGTTAAAACATTCTAAACGCTGAACGACTCGCCGCACCCGCAGGTGCTGCTGGCGTTGGGATTCTGAAACACAAAGCCCTTGCTTGTCAAGCCCTCTTTATAATCCAGAACGATGCCCTTGAGATAAATGGACGACTTGCGGTCCATGAGGAAGCG
This region includes:
- a CDS encoding SDR family oxidoreductase, coding for MTTGTPSTYFMTGCASGIAQHVADRLIARGDKVYATDVNYDALARHANEKGWPESRVKLDTLDVRKLEDWEEVFERAVETFGKIDVCMNIAGVMLGGWIHEQPAKEIDMQIDINLKGLIWGTQVASKHMVSNKSGHIVNIASLAGVAPIPGIAVYVASKYGVRGFSLAIANELKPLGVDVTVVCPDAIKTPLVEQCARTDAGAMVFSAPR
- a CDS encoding DUF1569 domain-containing protein, whose protein sequence is MSLAKLTQENLPRFRDRINTLRADKRPNWGTMTATGMLVHLRTLIEMSLEEGTYKDYSTFYSRNIMRFVAFHVLRTWPKGTVKAPAEFTPESTASFDDERAKLFAAFDRFADAAATTPKRVTRHSLFGPLTLNYWTFMHARHFEHHFQQFGI